The Planococcus donghaensis genome contains a region encoding:
- a CDS encoding peptidyl-prolyl cis-trans isomerase, with protein MSSSYNNRRPAPPAGAVKPKRHLKTKPVLMIIGVLLLFNILWFIAWLIPNETGKAEKVASVSGEAITREEWLASMEEQHGREALLELVNEKVMATAAQDYGIEVSDKEIDLELALVRSSRDGTEAALYTVDDARQREKIKAQLILEKVLTKDVVIEKEEIKAFYDDNESLYDVKDSYRTRIIVLNSSAEAEETIKELEKGSSFEATARERSIDSATGNLGGDIGYISNGEPGVDANIAKAVSKVEVGGWSSPLPLENGKTAIISVTEKVNGQTFSYEDVEGHINRELALEQLPQAVTPEAFWQEFDAEWFYGE; from the coding sequence ATGAGCTCCAGTTATAATAATCGGCGACCTGCGCCACCGGCAGGTGCAGTCAAGCCTAAACGACATTTAAAAACCAAACCGGTGTTAATGATCATCGGTGTATTATTGTTATTTAATATTTTGTGGTTTATTGCTTGGTTAATTCCGAATGAAACAGGCAAAGCGGAAAAAGTCGCTTCTGTCAGTGGGGAAGCAATCACACGAGAAGAGTGGTTAGCTTCTATGGAAGAGCAGCATGGTCGTGAAGCGTTACTCGAATTAGTCAATGAAAAAGTAATGGCCACTGCGGCTCAAGATTATGGCATTGAAGTTAGTGACAAAGAAATTGATTTGGAGTTAGCGCTAGTACGTTCTTCGCGAGATGGTACGGAAGCCGCGCTATATACAGTGGACGATGCACGTCAACGTGAGAAAATAAAAGCCCAATTAATTTTAGAAAAAGTGCTAACGAAAGACGTTGTTATTGAAAAAGAAGAGATTAAAGCGTTTTATGACGATAACGAGTCGCTTTATGATGTGAAAGATTCGTATCGTACGCGCATTATCGTATTAAATTCATCAGCCGAAGCAGAAGAGACGATCAAAGAACTTGAAAAAGGCTCTTCATTCGAAGCGACTGCTCGGGAACGATCAATTGACAGCGCAACAGGTAACCTTGGTGGAGATATTGGCTATATTTCCAATGGCGAACCTGGCGTAGATGCTAATATTGCGAAAGCTGTTTCAAAAGTAGAAGTGGGCGGATGGTCTTCGCCACTCCCATTGGAAAACGGCAAAACGGCTATTATTTCTGTTACAGAAAAAGTGAATGGTCAAACATTTTCTTATGAAGATGTAGAAGGGCATATCAACCGTGAGCTAGCACTAGAACAATTGCCACAAGCCGTAACCCCTGAAGCATTTTGGCAGGAATTTGATGCTGAATGGTTTTATGGAGAATAA